One segment of Nocardioides oleivorans DNA contains the following:
- a CDS encoding AtpZ/AtpI family protein — MARQLPPTASPDDDTPKGDPWHAFGYIVSGVAFYGLAGWALDRWLGTDFLVAIGILVGAGFGIYMTYARFNKAVGD, encoded by the coding sequence ATGGCTCGACAGCTTCCCCCGACGGCCTCACCCGACGACGACACCCCCAAGGGCGACCCCTGGCACGCCTTCGGCTACATCGTCTCGGGCGTGGCGTTCTACGGGCTGGCGGGCTGGGCGCTCGATCGGTGGCTCGGAACGGACTTCCTCGTGGCGATCGGCATCCTCGTCGGTGCCGGCTTCGGGATCTACATGACGTATGCACGGTTCAACAAGGCAGTAGGAGACTGA
- the atpB gene encoding F0F1 ATP synthase subunit A gives MFGITMAASGDEFVAPGPNSFDFSEVPLFHLGGLAVTKPMVQLLLGAVIVFGFFWVAFRRPQLVPGRMQFAGESAYGMVRNSIGRDIIGSRDFVKFVPYLVTIFFFLLINNVMASIPAIQFPTFSRASMAYALAGLSWVIYNGVGIKKHGFVGYLKLQSVPSGVSPLMYPLLVPLEFFSNILVRPATLALRLFANMFAGHLLMILFTTGGLFLLQYGGIGYVAGPAAWLLAIAIGFLELLVQFLQAYVFTLLNAMYISGALADEH, from the coding sequence ATGTTCGGCATCACGATGGCGGCGTCCGGTGACGAGTTCGTCGCCCCGGGCCCCAACAGCTTCGACTTCTCCGAGGTCCCGCTGTTCCACCTCGGTGGGCTCGCGGTCACCAAGCCCATGGTCCAGCTGCTCTTGGGTGCGGTCATCGTCTTCGGCTTCTTCTGGGTCGCCTTCCGCCGCCCGCAGCTCGTGCCGGGCCGGATGCAGTTCGCCGGCGAGAGCGCCTACGGCATGGTTCGCAACTCGATCGGCCGCGACATCATCGGCAGCCGCGACTTCGTCAAGTTCGTGCCCTACCTGGTGACGATCTTCTTCTTCCTCCTGATCAACAACGTGATGGCCTCGATCCCCGCGATCCAGTTCCCGACGTTCTCGCGTGCCTCGATGGCCTACGCGCTCGCCGGCCTGAGCTGGGTCATCTACAACGGGGTCGGCATCAAGAAGCACGGCTTCGTGGGCTACCTCAAGCTGCAGAGCGTGCCGAGCGGCGTCAGCCCGCTGATGTACCCGCTGCTGGTCCCGCTGGAGTTCTTCTCCAACATCCTGGTCCGCCCCGCGACGCTGGCGCTGCGACTCTTCGCCAACATGTTCGCCGGCCACCTGCTGATGATCCTGTTCACCACCGGTGGCCTCTTCCTCCTCCAGTACGGCGGCATCGGCTACGTCGCGGGTCCCGCCGCCTGGCTGCTCGCCATCGCCATCGGCTTCCTCGAGCTGCTGGTGCAGTTCCTGCAGGCCTACGTCTTCACCCTGCTCAACGCGATGTACATCTCCGGTGCACTCGCCGACGAGCACTGA
- the atpE gene encoding ATP synthase F0 subunit C: MIGYGLAAIGPGIGIGLIFAAYISGVARQPEAQGRLQSIAILGFALAEALAIIGIALAFVLN; this comes from the coding sequence ATGATCGGCTACGGTCTGGCGGCCATCGGCCCCGGTATCGGCATCGGCCTGATCTTCGCGGCCTACATCTCCGGTGTCGCACGTCAGCCGGAGGCCCAGGGCCGCCTGCAGTCGATCGCCATCCTGGGCTTCGCTCTCGCCGAGGCACTCGCGATCATCGGCATCGCGCTCGCCTTCGTCCTGAACTGA
- a CDS encoding F0F1 ATP synthase subunit B encodes MQNLIILAAAEGENEGGHAPENPLGFVPVEFALSLVIFGLLLFLIWKFVAPRFEQTFAERTQAIEGGIAAAESKQAEADAKLAELEKQLADARHEAARIREEAREQGAQIVAEMRETAQAESARIVEHGKAQIEAERQQAVTSLRAEVGTLATGLAGRIVGESLEDEARQSRVVERFLAELEADNGASSGSVN; translated from the coding sequence ATGCAGAATCTGATCATCCTCGCCGCTGCCGAGGGCGAGAACGAGGGCGGCCACGCCCCGGAGAACCCGCTCGGCTTCGTGCCCGTCGAGTTCGCCCTGTCGCTCGTCATCTTCGGCCTGCTGCTCTTCCTCATCTGGAAGTTCGTCGCCCCGCGCTTCGAGCAGACCTTCGCCGAGCGCACCCAGGCGATCGAGGGTGGCATCGCCGCGGCCGAGTCCAAGCAGGCCGAGGCCGACGCCAAGCTCGCCGAGCTGGAGAAGCAGCTCGCCGACGCCCGGCACGAGGCGGCGCGCATCCGCGAGGAGGCGCGTGAGCAGGGTGCCCAGATCGTGGCGGAGATGCGGGAGACGGCCCAGGCCGAGTCCGCCCGCATCGTCGAGCACGGCAAGGCCCAGATCGAGGCCGAGCGCCAGCAGGCGGTCACCTCGCTCCGTGCCGAGGTCGGCACCCTCGCGACCGGCCTGGCCGGTCGCATCGTCGGCGAGAGCCTGGAGGACGAGGCTCGTCAGAGCCGCGTCGTCGAGCGCTTCCTCGCCGAGCTCGAGGCCGACAACGGTGCCTCGTCGGGGAGTGTCAACTGA
- a CDS encoding F0F1 ATP synthase subunit delta: MMRGASADAYAAAAAVLPGTGDLGRVGQDLFGTADLLRAEPGLRRVATDVSIPAEAKAELLRGVLAGKVAPESLDVVTAAVSQRWTAGRDLGDALEQLGVVATVRSTGSEATRLEDEVFAVGRLVQENPALRDALSDPARSRGDKADLVKGLLGDKVLPATVALVQQALSGSHRTVAVALAAFQKVAAEVRGEGVATVRVARPLSGADRDRLAGALARSYGREVHLNVIVDPDVIGGIRVEIGDDVVDGTVSSRLDDAGRRLAG, encoded by the coding sequence ATGATGCGAGGTGCGTCCGCAGACGCCTACGCCGCAGCCGCCGCCGTGCTTCCGGGCACCGGCGACCTGGGCCGGGTGGGGCAGGACCTGTTCGGGACGGCGGACCTGCTCCGCGCCGAGCCGGGCCTGCGCCGGGTCGCCACCGACGTGTCGATCCCGGCCGAGGCCAAGGCCGAGCTGCTCCGCGGGGTGCTGGCCGGCAAGGTCGCGCCCGAGTCCCTCGACGTCGTCACCGCTGCGGTCTCGCAGCGGTGGACCGCCGGACGTGACCTGGGCGACGCCCTGGAGCAGCTGGGCGTCGTCGCCACGGTGCGCTCCACCGGCAGTGAGGCCACTCGCCTCGAGGACGAGGTCTTCGCGGTGGGCCGGCTCGTGCAGGAGAACCCTGCGCTGCGCGACGCGCTCTCCGACCCGGCCCGCAGCCGGGGCGACAAGGCGGACCTGGTCAAGGGTCTGCTGGGCGACAAGGTCCTGCCCGCGACGGTCGCGCTCGTGCAGCAGGCGCTGTCCGGCAGCCACCGCACCGTCGCGGTCGCGCTGGCGGCCTTCCAGAAGGTGGCGGCCGAGGTCCGTGGGGAAGGGGTCGCGACCGTTCGCGTCGCCCGCCCCCTCTCGGGCGCCGACCGCGACCGGCTCGCCGGCGCGCTGGCGCGCAGCTACGGCCGCGAGGTCCACCTCAACGTCATCGTCGACCCCGACGTCATCGGTGGCATCCGTGTCGAGATCGGCGACGACGTCGTCGACGGGACGGTGTCCAGCCGCCTCGACGACGCCGGACGCAGGCTCGCCGGCTGA
- the atpA gene encoding F0F1 ATP synthase subunit alpha: MTELSIRPDEIRDALQRFVSDYKPDSATKEEVGTVAEAADGIARVSGLPSVMANELLEFEDGTLGLALNLDTREVGVVVLGDFDKIEEGQTVRRTGEILSVPVGENYLGRVVDPLGNPIDGLGDIASDERRALELQAPGVMVRKSVHEPLATGIKAIDALTPVGRGQRQLIIGDRATGKTTIAIDTIINQKQNWESGDPDKQVRCIYVAIGQKGSTIASVRGALEEAGALEYTTIVASPASDSAGFKYLAPYTGSAIGQHWMYAGKHVLIVFDDLTKQAEAYRAVSLLLRRPPGREAYPGDVFYLHSRLLERCAKLSDDMGKGSMTGLPIIETKANDVSAFIPTNVISITDGQIFLQSDLFAANQRPAIDVGVSVSRVGGSAMTKAMKAVTGSLKVDLAQFRAMEAFAMFASDLDAASRQQLDRGQRLMALLKQPQYSPYPVEEMTVSLWTGTSGRLDKVPTDDVLRFENEFLDYLRRSHEGILAGIRETQKFEDSTEDQLAAAYDSFLDQFETSDGQSIKAGKEEHVALEDEDVEQEQIVKQKRG; encoded by the coding sequence ATGACGGAGCTGTCCATCCGTCCGGACGAGATCCGGGACGCGCTTCAGCGCTTCGTGTCGGACTACAAGCCCGACTCGGCGACCAAGGAAGAGGTCGGCACGGTTGCCGAGGCCGCCGACGGCATCGCCCGCGTGAGCGGTCTGCCCTCGGTCATGGCCAACGAGCTGCTCGAGTTCGAGGACGGCACGCTCGGCCTCGCCCTCAACCTCGACACCCGCGAGGTGGGCGTCGTGGTCCTGGGTGACTTCGACAAGATCGAGGAGGGCCAGACCGTGCGTCGCACGGGCGAGATCCTTTCGGTCCCGGTCGGGGAGAACTACCTCGGCCGCGTGGTCGACCCGCTCGGCAACCCGATCGACGGCCTCGGCGACATCGCCTCCGACGAGCGTCGCGCGCTGGAGCTCCAGGCTCCCGGCGTGATGGTGCGCAAGTCGGTGCACGAGCCGCTCGCCACCGGCATCAAGGCGATCGACGCCCTGACGCCTGTGGGCCGTGGCCAGCGCCAGCTGATCATCGGTGACCGCGCGACCGGCAAGACCACGATCGCGATCGACACGATCATCAACCAGAAGCAGAACTGGGAGTCCGGTGACCCGGACAAGCAGGTGCGCTGCATCTACGTCGCCATCGGCCAGAAGGGCTCGACCATCGCCTCCGTGCGTGGTGCCCTCGAGGAGGCCGGCGCCCTGGAGTACACGACCATCGTGGCCTCCCCGGCGTCCGACTCGGCCGGCTTCAAGTACCTCGCCCCCTACACCGGCTCGGCCATCGGCCAGCACTGGATGTACGCCGGCAAGCACGTGCTGATCGTGTTCGACGACCTGACCAAGCAGGCCGAGGCCTACCGCGCCGTGTCGCTGCTGCTGCGTCGCCCGCCGGGCCGCGAGGCCTACCCCGGTGACGTGTTCTACCTGCACAGCCGGCTCCTCGAGCGTTGCGCGAAGCTCTCCGACGACATGGGCAAGGGCTCGATGACGGGTCTGCCGATCATCGAGACCAAGGCCAACGACGTCTCGGCGTTCATCCCGACCAACGTCATCTCGATCACCGACGGCCAGATCTTCCTGCAGTCCGACCTGTTCGCGGCCAACCAGCGCCCGGCGATCGACGTGGGTGTCTCGGTCTCGCGCGTGGGTGGCTCGGCCATGACGAAGGCGATGAAGGCCGTCACCGGCTCGCTCAAGGTCGACCTGGCGCAGTTCCGCGCCATGGAGGCCTTCGCGATGTTCGCCTCCGACCTCGACGCCGCCTCGCGCCAGCAGCTCGACCGTGGCCAGCGCCTGATGGCCCTGCTCAAGCAGCCGCAGTACTCGCCGTACCCGGTCGAGGAGATGACCGTCTCCCTGTGGACCGGCACGTCGGGTCGCCTCGACAAGGTCCCGACCGACGACGTGCTGCGCTTCGAGAACGAGTTCCTCGACTACCTGCGTCGCAGCCACGAGGGCATCCTCGCCGGCATCCGCGAGACCCAGAAGTTCGAGGACTCCACCGAGGACCAGCTCGCTGCGGCCTACGACTCCTTCCTCGACCAGTTCGAGACCTCCGACGGCCAGAGCATCAAGGCCGGCAAGGAGGAGCACGTCGCTCTCGAGGACGAGGACGTCGAGCAGGAGCAGATCGTCAAGCAGAAGCGGGGCTGA